A section of the Acomys russatus chromosome 10, mAcoRus1.1, whole genome shotgun sequence genome encodes:
- the Cep41 gene encoding centrosomal protein of 41 kDa isoform X1 yields the protein MSARRHIGNPEYLTRRIPQNPRYQHVKSRLDTDYRYKKDELFKRLKVTTFAQLVIQVASLSDQTLEVTAEEIQRLEDNDSETSEADAEIAAKTNGKGSPGEKSPSPVQFIDSSAAGDSSRSTLQSVISGVGELDVDKGLVKKEEPRGKDKPYPDCPFLLLDVRDRDSYQQCHIVGAYSYPIATLSRTMNPYSNDILEYKNARGKIIILYDGDERLASQAATTMCERGFENLFMLSGGLKVLAQKFPEGLVTGSLPASCQQPRKRSSPKTPPLPAENKWRFTPEDLKKIECYLEADQGPADKPSRLNQNNSAGRDSKVPAGRGAQNLPTGGPAGHSNSRTLNSGHLQGKPWK from the exons actaTAGATACAAAAAAGATGAACTTTTCAAGAGACTAAAAGTTACTACTTTTGCCCAGCTG GTCATTCAAGTTGCTTCCCTGTCAGATCAAACACTGGAAGTGACAGCTGAGGAGATTCAAAGGCTGGAAG ACAATGATTCTGAAACTTCAGAGGCTGATGCTGAAATCGCTGCCAAGACCAATGGGAAAGGGAGCCCGGGGGAAAAATCACCCAGTCCTGTCCAGTTCATCGACAGCTCGGCAGCCGGGGATTCCAGCCGCTCCACTCTGCAGAG CGTCATCAGTGGCGTGGGGGAACTGGATGTAGACAAAGGGCTCGTGAAGAAAGAAGAACCTAGAGGCAAAGACAAGCCTTATCCGGACTGCCCCTTCCTGCTGCTGGATGTGCGCGACCGAGACTCTTATCAGCAGTGTCACATTGTcgggg CTTACAGTTACCCAATCGCAACTCTATCCAGGACAATGAACCCCTACTCAAATGATATTCTTGAGTAT AAAAACGCTCGTGGCAAGATCATCATTTTATACGATGGCGACGagaggctggccagccaggcgGCCACCACCATGTGTGAGCGCGGCTTTGAAAACCTCTTCATGCTCTCTGGGG GTCTGAAAGTCTTAGCTCAGAAGTTCCCAGAAGGACTGGTCACTGGTTCCCTGCCAGCCTCTTGCCAGCAGCCCCGGAAACGATCCAGCCCCAAAACGCCACCCCTACCGGCCGAGAACAAGTGGAGATTTACCCCAGAAGACTTAAAAAAGATAGAATGTTACCTCGAAGCAGACCAGGGACCAGCTGACAAGCCTA GCCGACTGAACCAGAATAACTCTGCCGGAAGAGACTCAAAGGTGCCTGCTGGTCGCGGTGCCCAGAACCTGCCCACTGGGGGTCCTGCTGGCCACTCGAACTCCCGCACACTCAACAGTGGCCACCTGCAAGGCAAACCCTGGAAGTGA
- the Cep41 gene encoding centrosomal protein of 41 kDa isoform X2, with translation MTKYIEKLEDIKKNYRYKKDELFKRLKVTTFAQLVIQVASLSDQTLEVTAEEIQRLEDNDSETSEADAEIAAKTNGKGSPGEKSPSPVQFIDSSAAGDSSRSTLQSVISGVGELDVDKGLVKKEEPRGKDKPYPDCPFLLLDVRDRDSYQQCHIVGAYSYPIATLSRTMNPYSNDILEYKNARGKIIILYDGDERLASQAATTMCERGFENLFMLSGGLKVLAQKFPEGLVTGSLPASCQQPRKRSSPKTPPLPAENKWRFTPEDLKKIECYLEADQGPADKPSRLNQNNSAGRDSKVPAGRGAQNLPTGGPAGHSNSRTLNSGHLQGKPWK, from the exons actaTAGATACAAAAAAGATGAACTTTTCAAGAGACTAAAAGTTACTACTTTTGCCCAGCTG GTCATTCAAGTTGCTTCCCTGTCAGATCAAACACTGGAAGTGACAGCTGAGGAGATTCAAAGGCTGGAAG ACAATGATTCTGAAACTTCAGAGGCTGATGCTGAAATCGCTGCCAAGACCAATGGGAAAGGGAGCCCGGGGGAAAAATCACCCAGTCCTGTCCAGTTCATCGACAGCTCGGCAGCCGGGGATTCCAGCCGCTCCACTCTGCAGAG CGTCATCAGTGGCGTGGGGGAACTGGATGTAGACAAAGGGCTCGTGAAGAAAGAAGAACCTAGAGGCAAAGACAAGCCTTATCCGGACTGCCCCTTCCTGCTGCTGGATGTGCGCGACCGAGACTCTTATCAGCAGTGTCACATTGTcgggg CTTACAGTTACCCAATCGCAACTCTATCCAGGACAATGAACCCCTACTCAAATGATATTCTTGAGTAT AAAAACGCTCGTGGCAAGATCATCATTTTATACGATGGCGACGagaggctggccagccaggcgGCCACCACCATGTGTGAGCGCGGCTTTGAAAACCTCTTCATGCTCTCTGGGG GTCTGAAAGTCTTAGCTCAGAAGTTCCCAGAAGGACTGGTCACTGGTTCCCTGCCAGCCTCTTGCCAGCAGCCCCGGAAACGATCCAGCCCCAAAACGCCACCCCTACCGGCCGAGAACAAGTGGAGATTTACCCCAGAAGACTTAAAAAAGATAGAATGTTACCTCGAAGCAGACCAGGGACCAGCTGACAAGCCTA GCCGACTGAACCAGAATAACTCTGCCGGAAGAGACTCAAAGGTGCCTGCTGGTCGCGGTGCCCAGAACCTGCCCACTGGGGGTCCTGCTGGCCACTCGAACTCCCGCACACTCAACAGTGGCCACCTGCAAGGCAAACCCTGGAAGTGA